From the genome of Xiphophorus hellerii strain 12219 chromosome 11, Xiphophorus_hellerii-4.1, whole genome shotgun sequence, one region includes:
- the LOC116728978 gene encoding gap junction alpha-3 protein-like: protein MADWNFLGKLLESAQFHSTVVGKVWLTVLFIFRILVLGAAAEKVWGDEQSGFTCDTKQPGCQNVCYDKTFPISHTRFWVMQIIFVSTPTLIYLGHILHLVRKEEKEKEKLKDLAIKNEKQQDLISNKPTKASIKDDQGHVRLHGALLRTYVFNIIFKTLFEVAFIVAQYFLYGFELKPMYTCDRWPCPNVVNCYISRPTEKTVFILFMLAVASLSLLLNLVEMYHLGFKKCHQGLRVRRSKMEREAPKALGEGVIPFVPNYTYFTGHSTVTEPFPANSKYSIAEPNSAYSPYNSKVVYKQNRDNMAVERKGRSDGDDAEKTKISGPVTDPPVENQRRNSQSSKHSNNKGRLDDLKI from the coding sequence ATGGCAGACTGGAACTTCTTGGGGAAGCTACTGGAGAGTGCCCAGTTTCACTCAACCGTGGTGGGCAAGGTCTGGCTCACGGTGCTGTTCATCTTCCGCATCCTGGTGCTCGGAGCCGCTGCTGAGAAAGTGTGGGGAGATGAGCAATCGGGCTTTACATGTGACACCAAGCAGCCCGGTTGCCAAAACGTCTGCTACGACAAGACCTTCCCCATATCACACACCCGCTTCTGGGTGATGCAGATCATCTTCGTCTCCACGCCTACTCTTATTTATCTGGGTCACATCCTTCACCTGGTCCgcaaggaggaaaaggagaaggagaaacTCAAGGACCTCGCcataaagaatgaaaaacaacaagacTTAATTAGCAATAAGCCCACAAAGGCCTCCATTAAGGACGACCAAGGCCATGTGCGTCTGCATGGTGCTCTTCTGCGGACGTATGTCTTCAACATTATCTTCAAGACTCTCTTTGAAGTGGCATTCATCGTAGCTCAGTACTTCCTGTATGGATTTGAGCTGAAGCCGATGTACACCTGTGACCGCTGGCCCTGCCCTAATGTGGTGAACTGCTACATCTCTCGACCTACAGAGAAGACAGTCTTCATCCTTTTCATGCTGGCAGTAGCTTCGTTGTCCCTGCTGCTAaatttggtggaaatgtacCATTTAGGTTTCAAAAAATGCCACCAGGGTCTTCGCGTCAGAAGGTCAAAGATGGAAAGGGAAGCTCCCAAGGCCTTAGGTGAGGGGGTGATACCTTTCGTTCCAAACTACACCTACTTTACAGGTCACTCTACAGTGACGGAGCCCTTTCCTGCAAACTCAAAGTACAGCATAGCAGAGCCAAACTCTGCTTACAGCCCCTACAACAGCAAAGTAGTCTACAAGCAGAACAGGGACAACATGGCTGTAGAGAGAAAAGGCCGATCAGACGGAGATGATGCAGAGAAGACAAAAATATCCGGTCCTGTTACTGATCCTCCTGTGGAAAACCAGCGTAGAAACAGTCAGTCCAGCAAGCACAGCAACAACAAGGGCAGGTTGGATGACCTGAAGATCTGA